The genomic interval TGAAATCTATTTCCGGGTCTTCCACGATGCGCTTGACCAGCGCCGGCGGCAGTGAGGACTTTTCCACCCGGATATAGGTTTCTGCTGCCGCGGCCTTGTTGGCCTTGATGATCGCGGCGGCCTCAACCAGCGCGTCATAGAAGGCGCGGTAGGTTTTCGGGTTTTCATCATGGAATTTCTGCGTGGTGTAGAGCACGTTGAAGGTACCCGGCCCGCCCAGTACATCGTAAGAGCTCAGGATCTTGTGAACGTTGGGGTGTTCCAACGCCTGATACTGAAATGGCGGGCTGGAAAAATGGGCGGTGATTTCCGAGCCGCCCGCGATCAGCGCGGCGTTGGCGTCCGGATGCGGTAGGCTGACGGTAAGGGTATCGAACCGTTTGAACTCACTGTTGCCGAACAGCCGGGCAGTTTCTATTTGCAGCGTGCGGGATTGGAAGCCGACGCCTGCGGCGGGGGTGGCGATGCGATCTTTGTCGCTCAGATCCTGTACGGTTTTCACCGCCGGATTGTTGCTGAGCAGATAATTCGGCATCGACCCCAGCGAGGCGATGGCACGTACATTCTGTTTGCCGTATGTCCGATCCCAGAGGGTCAGCAACGGCGGCAAACCGGCGGAGGCGATATCCAGCGCGCCGGAGAGCAGCGCTTCATTGATGGCGGTGGCGCCGGACAGCGTACTCCAGTCTACCTTGATCTCCAGCCCCTGAGCCTTACCCTGTTTTTCAATCAGTTGCTGGTCGCGCACGACATCCAAAGTCAGGTAGCCGATGCCAAACTGTTGCGCGATGCGTAGCGTACCTTCCGCCCATGCCGTCGTGAAGCTGCTTGTGCTGAGCGCCAGCAGCAGGAGCAGCGGGGCGAATCGCTCGGGTCGGCGCGTTTTTTTCTCCGTCGGCGTGATGGTTGTATTTCCCACGATATTGGTTCCCATAGTCTGAGTCGCATTGAGAGCCCATTCCATAAGGGCTCGTTGAGTGAATGGCTACACCGTTCCAGGTTGTGTTTGAGCGTCTCAGGTGTTTCTCTGGTATTTCGTATCTGAACCGGCTTCTTTTCGGGCTGTGTCAATAACGCCTACTGGGATAGGTTCTAAATAACGGAATAATCAGCAATACGTTAAACAAGAGACTTCACGCTGATATCGGAAGTGTTTTTTTATGCTAGAGAAGTGTGGCTGG from Musicola paradisiaca NCPPB 2511 carries:
- a CDS encoding ABC transporter substrate-binding protein — protein: MGTNIVGNTTITPTEKKTRRPERFAPLLLLLALSTSSFTTAWAEGTLRIAQQFGIGYLTLDVVRDQQLIEKQGKAQGLEIKVDWSTLSGATAINEALLSGALDIASAGLPPLLTLWDRTYGKQNVRAIASLGSMPNYLLSNNPAVKTVQDLSDKDRIATPAAGVGFQSRTLQIETARLFGNSEFKRFDTLTVSLPHPDANAALIAGGSEITAHFSSPPFQYQALEHPNVHKILSSYDVLGGPGTFNVLYTTQKFHDENPKTYRAFYDALVEAAAIIKANKAAAAETYIRVEKSSLPPALVKRIVEDPEIDFTTVPQRTYVYADRLYQLGVLKNRAASWKDYFFSEIHDQPGS